The Triticum aestivum cultivar Chinese Spring chromosome 6D, IWGSC CS RefSeq v2.1, whole genome shotgun sequence genomic sequence gtttgccgcgtatcacacgcatcttattatattgaaccatttctgttctcttgcctaatcacaaacagttcatctgagtgaaccgtatgctgtacatcgcacacaccttgatcgggctgtccgtttcttttgtgttgtctaatcacaaacagttcatccgagtgaaccatatgctgtacaccgcacacaccttcatctggctgcctgtttcttttgttcctcctcatcgcaaacagttaattgaactgaactgtatgcccttcatcgcacacacaactaaaacctgaaccgtgtttgatgcatctgtcatcgcaaacattttatacatttctgacggttttcctacagcaccgtttgcgatcattgcaccgcacacagtttctcgaagggtctctgatcgtagtgtcgcgttagcagcatcctgtagtagtgctagttgattatgtcattgatatgagtaaatgtgagacctaaatgttattatgaatatggttagttcataatctttgctgaaaacttgaatgccggctttacatatttgcaacaacaagatcaaacagagtttttaaaaagtgttttctttatcactttcagtttgtcaactgaattgcttgaggacaagcaatgggttaagcttgggagagttgatacgtctccatcgtatctacttttccaaactcttttgcccttgttttggactctaatttgcatgatttgaatggaactaacccggactgacgctgttttcagcagaattgccatggtgttatttttgtgcagaataaaaagttcttggaatgacctgaaacttcacggagataactCTTGTAATTAAtagaaaatattggcgaaagaatcaagtgaagggggcccacaccttggtcacaagggtgggggcgcgccctccgaccttgtgggccccctggacctccaccgacctcaactccaactccatatattcactttcggggagaaaaaatcagagagaatgattcatcgtgttttacgatatggagccaccgccaagccctgttcttcctcgggagggcagatctggagtccgtttggggctccagagaggggaatatgtcgccatcgtcatcatcaaccatcctccatcaccaattttatgatgctcaccgccgtgcgtgagtactgagtaatcccatcgtagacTTGCTAGACCgtgatgggttgaatgagatttagcatgtaatcgagttagttttgtcagggtttgatccctagtatccactatgttttaagattgatgttgctatgactttgctatgcttaatgcttgtcactagggcccgagagcCATgaattcagatatgaacctattatgttttcatgaatatatttgtgttcttgatccgatattgcaagttatagtcacctactacgtgttatgatccggcaaccccggagtgtcaatagtcgggaccacacccggtgatgaccgtagtttgaggagttcatgtattcactaagtgataatgctttggtccggtactctattaaaaggaggccttaatatcccttagtttccaataggaccccgctgccatgggagggtaggacaaaagatgtcatgcaagttcttttccataagcacgtatgactatattcggaatacatgcctacattatattgatgaattggagctagtgttgtgtcaccctatgttataaccgttgcatgatgaatgctatcCAACATAATTATTCATCATTGATCAATTGCTATGAGctcttcacatattgatctttactTCGTTACTTTTCCGTTGTCACTGTtataattgctacaaaactgccactgttacttttgccaccgttaccgttacttccatactactttgctactaaatccTTTGATGcatatattaagtcttttaggtctggttgaattgacaactcaggtgctaatactcgagaatattctttggctccccttgtgtcgaatcaataaatttgggttcaatactctaccctcgaaaactgttgcgatcccctatacttgtgggttatcacggggcTACCTTCAGATGTAGTGGAtccggaggaggagttggaggaggaggaggatgatgatgaggaggaggactttgaggaggagggggatgagtcggaggaggaggatgtgagGGACGCTGGCGACGGGGATCTTCAGGTGGAGCCACATGCCATCGTCGATTCCCTCCGGTCGGAGTCGGCTGCGGAGGCAAGACGCCGTCGCCAGCAGGAGATGGAGGCGCAAGAGGCCGCAGAGGAGGCGGAGATGTTCGCCTACATGGACGAGGTCGAGCAAGAGGAGGATGAGCCAGAGCCCTCATACCCGCCCGTCCAGCTGGCGCCCGACACCGACGATGAAGAGTAGCTAGGGTAGTACGTAAGATTTTTTTGCATGTTTTGTATGGATCTAGAGGATGAAATATGAGAGAGCTGGATGCAAAGTGGCTAATTTAAAAGCGTGTCCGATCAGCGCCTGCGGATGCGTCCGCGGgtgtttgaggggccggatttgtcCAGCTATAGAGGTTGACTATAAGACTGACTATTAGACTAGTACCTTTGTTcatcttctttttttctcttttattgTATTTTTTTCTAGGAGCACGTATATAGCTAGACTCTTACATAAAAATCCACTTTAATCATTTTTAATGTCTCTTTCATTTACGTAGCAAAAAATGATATATAGACGGATTATAAGTTCACTATTGTACTTGCCACTCACTTTTAGACGGAGGGCGTAGCTAAAATTTAGGTTGCTCTTAGACGCACGGTCTAGCTAAAATTTAGGTCCAAAACTTCGACAAATATGGGCAAATTTAACAATTTTGATCTGTGGATaaaattactttataaaataaacTGTCCTTAAATTTTTTTCATTCAGATGACCTTTTTGAAtggcgcccgacacgaaggcgccacactctGACAGACGCTGCACGCCTagccagcgtcgcacccgtgtgatccaaaaattactaagtcagtgtgcagcgcctgagagttaggcgtcacactatacagtgtagcgcctagtttgtaggcgttgcactagtggttgcactcTTAGGCTCTGCACATCGACTTAGTAATTTTTAGGCAGTCCGGGAtgcgacgctggccaggcgtgtagcgcctgtCAGTCAGGCGTTACACAGTGTAGTGTGACGCCTTCGTGTCGGACGCCATTCAAAAAGTCAGCTGAGTGATTTTTTTTAAAAGCAGTTCATTTTGTGAAATGATTTCATTCACatgtcaaaattgtcaaatttggcACGAATATGTCCGTAGTTTGCCCTTTGAGTGAATCCGACGGCCAGTGACACTGTGACGGCGGACTGCTCACCTATTTTCATCCAGCCGACGCGTCGGCCATTCCCAAACGGCTTAAACCCACTCTCCCCCATCCCCACACAAACCCTAGCAATGGCGGCGGCCAACCTCCTCTCCCGCTCCCTCGTCCCCTCGCTGACCCCCAACCCCGGCAGCCAACCAAGCCGCAGCCGCGCCGCATCCGTCTCCCTCCGCCGCCGTCACGGGCCCGCGGCCCCCCTCCGCGCCTCCCTCTCCACCGCCTCCCCGTCCACACGCGTGGCCATGGGGGAGGCGCCCAAGCACTGCTTCCAGCGCGGCGCCGACGGCCACCTCTACTGCGAGGGGGTGAGGGTGGAGGACACGATGGCAGCGGCCGACAGGACCCCGTTCTATCTCTACAGCAAGCCGCAGGTCGTCCGGAATTTCACCGCCTACGACAAGGCGCTCCAGGGGCTCCGCTCAATCGTGGGGTACGCGGTGAAGGCCAACAACAACCTCAGCGTGCTGCAGCTCCTGCGTGGGCTCGGGTGCGGCGCCGTCCTCGTCAGCGGCAACGAGCTCCGCCTCGCGCTACGGGCGGGATTTGACCCCACCAGGTTGCGGCTTTCTTCTTTGTGCATTTGCTATTAATTTTGGATCAAGTAGGACACATTGTGCTGCATTTGTTACCGATGAGTGAGGAAACTGTCCCTTTTTAATGTTGACCGTGGACATTACTGTTTCGTTTTCTTCTCTCTGCGTGTACCAGTAAGTGTACAAGTGCAGGCTGTGAAAGGTGCAGATTTCATCGAGCCTAAGTCATGTTTGCCATAATTTTGTTCAGCTAATGGGCCTCGCCTAGGCTTATAATCTGTGGttttttgttcatattttgtgaTGCAATTGTGCATTATATGCAATGGGATATTTGTGTGTCCGGGAAATTATATTTTAGTTCTTATATAGTGAGTATAACTAGTTTAGTGGTGATTAAGGGCTGTTTGGACTGTCGCCCATACTTGCATAGTGCTGCAAGTGCCAATATCCTGTATGTCAGATTAAAGTCTTAAAAAACATAGATGGAAGATCTGCATTTGTACCATAACTTGTTTAGTTTTCTATGCCTTCTATGTATGTTTTGAAGACAACAAACTTGAAAGAAACAACTTAAAGCATGGAAGttagattcccccccccccccccccccccccccctgttggATGCTTCTTTTGAATGTACAAGTGCAAGAATTTGTTTGGTGGATCGATTTACAGCTCCTCAGTTTACAATTTGAATTAGGCCGTTTATTTCTAGATGAATTACAGAAAGATGGATCATCTAGTTTTTACACTCGTAACCACCAGTCTCCTATCGAAACATTCTTTTTCCAGCTCAGGTCTTAAAGAATGAAGGATGAAAATGACTAATTGTGTAATTAATCTTATCGCAGGAGCCTGTCTATTTTTTCTTTGTACACAACAGCCTAATTTTCCTTATACTGTGGTAGTTATATAGGAAACCTCTGGCAAAAGCAGGGGTGACCAAGTTGTCGCCAATTCCATTTGGTTGCCCATAACTCGGCAACAGTATAAGGCAAAATTAGGCTGTCAAACATACCCTGGTTATGTAAAATTCCATTGGCCTAAAGAGCTTTTAGTAGAAGTCACTTTACAAGGATGAGTTTAGGGTTTACAGTCTGATATTTGTATTTGTATTTTACATAACTTTCATCACGACAATCCATGATGGAATCCTACAATAGAACCTTCTTTACAAGTTGTATGTTGGTCTGTCTTTTTGAAGCCTTTATCTGGAACAGTCAATTGTGTATTAGTCAATGAGAAATTTTCCTACAGAGAAGGTAACTAACTATGTTGAGTTTGTATATTTTGAAGATCAGGTGCATATTTAATGGAAATGGAAAGACACTGGAAGATCTTATTTTAGCCGCAGAGAGTGGAGTATTTGTAAATATAGACAGTGAATTTGATTTGGAGAATATTGTCGCTGCTGCAAGAGTTGCAGGAAGGCAAGTGCCTGTTTTGCTCAGAATTAATCCAGATGTGGACCCACAGGTACAATTATCCCTCCTCAAAGCACACACATGGCAAATATGATTATGTGGCAAATCAAATTACTTGTTGATTATGGACTCCATTTTTCTTTTCCCCATAGttcaaaaagcgctaggcgttagttgtgcgttttgccaccgccttgcgcttttctgaccaaagcgcatgcttatgcgcagatTAAGCGCAGTTATGCGCTATGCGTTTTTGCTATCTcctagagcctaggcgcacttaagcgctcacttaggcgtgccttttttaaGTATGCTTTTCCCTTCTATTTACTTGGGCTACCTtttttttttttaatattttttgtttGTGTGTCGTACGTGCGTTTGTTATAATTTAGAAGAGGCATTATAGCTTTCTGTAATAAACATTGATCAAAGCATATTTCTTTGTACTTTAATTAATCATGTGAAAAATTGTATGATCCATTGAGTTCTGCACATCATATAAGGCATTTTCTGTTGTGGAGCGGTATTCTGATTGTTGTATTTATGTTCTTGTCATCAGGTTCATCCCTATGTTGCCACTGGAAACAAAACATCCAAATTTGGGATTCGCAATGAAAAATTGCAGTGGTTCTTAGACTCTATTAAATCATATTCAAATGATATCAAACTGGTGGGTGTTCATTGCCATCTTGGATCTACCATTACAAAGGTAATGTCTTGCACCATTTGATAATAACTTATTTCTTTAGTTGCTTAAACTTTTGGTGTACTAAGCTTAGTTTTAAATTGCATTTATGTGCGGCGACAACATCTTGTGCGAGGCCTACCGGCACTCTTCAGCACACAGAGTTGATTTTAATTTTTGTTGCACTATGGGACAACTGTGATGCTGCATCACGTAACATTAAATGTGTCTTTTTATCGAAGGAATATTCTGTTCTGTATCAGCTAACGTACTATTCTGAGCTACATATCAACAAATCATTGTGTAGAAGATGGTTTAGTTGTGACCCCTAGAATAGAGGGGTGGTTCTGGTTCATATCACACTACTTCCAGTGCACTATTAACCTTGATTCCACTCTGTATATAAGTGTTCGATGGAAGACAGACACACCCCATATTAGCTACTAAGGTGAATATTGTGATTATCCACTGGCCACTGCCTACCCAATAGGAAATGGGTAAACTGGGTATGTGCAATCGGCACCATCAGGTCATTAAAGTTTGGGTGTGGGCATTTTACCTGACTGCAACCCTAGCTGGGGCTAGTCCATTTGATGAATTGTACTTGGATATCATTAGTTTACACTGAATTCAGTATCAACTGTACACAATAGCTTCCTCCCATTTGCTGAACTGGCTCTTTTTGTGCAGAATACTGAATTCATACTCTTTTTCCCTTGAACCTTCCAATATGTGCTTGTTATTCATCCTATACATGTAGTTCTTTTTTATAAAAAGGTGAATTTGTTATACATGTCCTGTCACTTCAGTTAAGTTTTTATCATGTAGTATTTCTGTTGAAATCAAGTACCTTGTTTGTATCTGAACCAAGTTGCGACTTCCTTTTGTTTAGGTCGATATATTCAGAGACGCTGCAAATCTTATGGTGAACTTTGTTGATGAAATTCGAGCACAAGGTTTTGAGTTGGAGTACCTAAATATTGGAGGTGGTTTGGGGATAGACTACCACCACACTGGTGCAGTCTTGCCTACACCTATGGATCTTATCAACACTGTGAGCTTCAGTATCTATATTATGTTTATGATTTATATCTTTGTAGGAACAGATGCTTTCTAGTTTTTTCACGTAGAGCTCACCCTCTGTTTATGGTATCACAATGTATTTTATGGTAAAGGCTGAAAAGTTGGTATCACAATCTTGGTAGGTCCGGGAATTGGTCCTCTCACGGGATCTTACTCTCATTATTGAACCTGGAAGATCCCTGATCGCCAATACTTGCTGCTTCGTCAACAAGGTCACTGGTGTAAAATCTAACGGCACAAAGAATTTCATTGTAGTTGATGGCAGCATGGCCGAGCTCATCAGGCCTAGTCTATATGGAGCATATCAGGTTTGTTTACAGTTACAACGAATAATGAGAGTTGCTATTACTACTTCTGGTCTAGTATTACTTCTCTGTTTTGGAACCCATATACACAAAATCAACAGCTGCAGTTATTTGACCAGGTGTATCATTATTTACCCGCTGATATAATTCTTGTGTTGCAGCATATAGAACTAGTTTCCCCCTCTCCAGGTGCAGAAGTAGCAACCTTTGATATTGTTGGGCCAGTCTGTGAATCTGCAGATTTCCTTGGCAAAGACAGGGAGCTTCCAACACCTGACAAGGTTTAACAGTACCATCTATGTTTCCTTTCAGACAACTTTAACCCATGTCTGCACCCTTCTGACATCCCACTTGTAGGGAGCTGGTTTGGTTGTCCACGACGCAGGAGCCTACTGCATGAGCATGGCTTCGACCTACAACCTGAAGATGAGACCAGCCGAGTACTGGGTACAAACTATTGCTTATTCTTCTCTGTGCAATTTCTGGTGATTGTTGCTTAAAACACATCGCTTTGCAGTTTTCTCAACCCTAAACTGTGGAGACGAACTTTTATTCCATTACTCGCCCTTGATGTACTTGCCCCTCTTTTATGCTGGATGTTCATTGGAACCAATTTGTTGTGTTTTTGCTCTACAGGTAGAGGACGATGGGTCCATCGTTAAGATCAGGCATGGTGAAACATTTGACGACTACATGAAGTTCTTTGATGGTCTTCCTGCCTAGGTCCTTCTATCTTGTTTTGGCCAAGCGCTAGCCCTTTCATTTGATGAGTGCTTCTCGTGGAAGATTCGTGTGGGAAAACTATTCAGGTGTATGTTATTTGGGTCATCCCCATCAAGCATGGGTTTTTTTATTTGTTAGAATAGAGTCCAACAAGTTTAGTGATTGTATTAGAGATTGAATGGACTTACTGGACTCTTGTCAATTCTTGTTTACGTTATAAAGGGTCCGACCCCTCCCAATAAAGTTAAAGAATATTGTCATCGAATATTCATAGGAGTGGACGAGCTCGCCTGATCACGGAATCGATCGGCGTTGCTTTGCATTGGGATATGCGACGCATGCAGTATGTGCGGTCGTCTATGGTGCCTTATTTAATGCGTATTTACTGAGGAAGCGACGACGTTTGTACGACGCTGGGCAACGGACGTCCATGTCCATCCATCAGCGACGGCTTCCTGGTTCTGTATCAACAGTTGGGATGTTCTAAATGACTTGCTAGCTTGGACCTATATTCTGTGTTACCAAGATCAACGCCTTCGAATCCCGTTCGAGAAACCTTCTTCTTTCCCAACAGGGAAACCAAAACTCTGATCAATGCTAGGCGTTATTATACAAAATTCGTATATGTCAACCATGCACAAAGATCAAACCTTGGGAAGGAAGGGATGGCGGGCGACACACGCGACTcgcgcggcggcgcgggtggcacACGCGACTctcgcggcggcgcgggcgacgcacGCGGTGGTGCGGGGGACTCGCGAGGTGCGGGTGCCGCAGGAGGCTTGTGCGGCGCAGGCGATGCGCGGTGGCGGGTCTGGTTCGCACCGGATCTCGTGACGGCGCGGCGGATCTCGCTGGATGACGGCGTGCTCTGGCTTCGCCGTGAGGCGCTGCGCATCGTCCTCCTCGACGATCGCGGGGAGACGGTGGATGCGCGGTTTCTCCGGGAGGGTGAGTCCTTCGACATCGGAGATATCATCGCGTTTCCTTGCCATTTTGCTCGCGTTCGTGACAGGTTTCCGGCGTCGGTCGCGGTGGTTGCCGGTGCGAGCTCGTCGGCGGAGGCGTCCATAAGTCAAAAGGGAGCGGGCGCACGCGGTGGGGGCCGCCCCGTTCGCCTGACAGGAGGGCGGGGATTTTGGGGCGTGGACCGGGCCACCATTACCCCGATGCTCGACACGTGGGGCAGGTGGGATCGGACCGCCATGGATCTCCTGACCCTAGGGTTTCCCTGAACGCCGCACGTATAAAATGGAGCCCCACCCCCTCCTCCCAAATTCTGGATCTCGACGAGAGCCTCTCCCACTTCTGGGGCGCGCCGTCGCCCCCTCGATCTAGGGTTCCTCGATCTTTCTCTTGGTGGGAGGGCAAAATTCGGGGTGATCCTCGTTCCTTTGCTCAAGTTGCTAGTTCTCCTCCACTTCCATCCACCCTTGCTCCGATCTGTGAGGACAAGAACACCATGAGAGAGGAGGGTTTCGGTGCGGGGCGACATGGTCGGGGGGTTGGTCGTTTTGATCGGGGCCAGGGTCGCGGCCGCGGCTTCGACCACAACGTCTGGAAGCGCAAGACGGATTCGGGGGGATCCTCGACTCAGAAGGCTTCTGGATCTGGTGATGCTGGATCCAGGAAGTGAGATGAAGCTGCTGGCGACAAGCATGCTGCTCCGCCTCGGCAGGGGAGGTGGGGAGATGATGATGGGGACACGAGCGAGCCGCGCGCGGTGGAGAAGAATCCTGCATCACCTCGCGCGCGTGGGCTTCCTGGGCATACTGGTAACAACACTCCCCTCCTCCACCCATGTCAGATCTGTAATTTGACTGGGCACCCCACTGCTAGATGCCCGCAAGCGATATGCGAGCGGTGCAAGAAGAAAGGACACCTATCTGTTATTTGCACTGAGTTCTTGCCTTGGGAATTTTCTCCTGCTATTTGTGCTTTTCAAAGCAAAGGGCAAGGTTTCTTCTACATTCCTGATTTCAGTATCGATAGGCAGCCTAGAGAGAGGATTTACAATATTGTAGTCACTATCACAGAGGGGGCTGCGCTGACTAAAGGTATAGAGCATGAGCTTAGTGTGTATGTGGGGCAGGGATGGCGTTGCTCTGCTAAATTCTTCGCTCCACAGATGTTTGTGATGCGTATGCCTAACCCCAGAGAAGTCGATCGCGCTTTGTTTGTTGAGCATATAAAGTTGAAACAATGTCGAGTTTCGGTCAAGTTTTCTCCTTGGTCCGAAGACATTGATTCAGAAGGGCTCCTAGAAGTTGCTTGGGTGAGAATTGGGAAGATCCCCCCTAATAAGCGATGTGATAAAACTGTGGCTTATGTGGGCGGGCTTGTGGGCATAACCCTGGAGGTTGATATGTCCACTGTGAATCGTCCATCTTCAGTTAGGGCCAAAATTGGATGCAAATCAGTGAAACAGCTCCCTGCCACAGCTGAAGTGGTCTTAGGGGTCCGTTTTTACAAATTCACATACGAAGTTGAGGAAATCCTGGTGATAAATCCTGTACATGAGGAGACTGTTCATGTGGAAGCTAAAGATGCTCCCACCAAAACTGATCAGACTCCTAAACGTAAACGAGATGATCAGGGATTGGAGGGAGAACAATCCAACCCTAAGAATGAGGAGAAAAGAGAGTCATCTGCTCATGGGGGCAAGACCTGCCGTCTGTCACCATAAGAGCAAGAACCGTCTATGTCTCTGACAGTGATGTTGATTCCTCTCTCCTAATTGAGACTATGGCTAAAGAGCATGAGCTTGCGGTGAAAGAGATAGACCAGGAGGCCTCCAATTGGATGGTGACTCTAAACCATGTTGGGGACCGCACTCTGGTGGAAAATGTGTCTGTAAACCAGGGAGTGAAGGTAAATGCACCATCTATAACTCGTCGATCTTTATCTTATGCCGATGTGGTTTCTAATTCTGCTCAGATTGTGGAAGTGGAAGGTGACGTTGACTCAAGCCTGAAGGACTCTAGTGACTACGTGGTACAACTTCCACCTTCTGAATGCAGTGATGAGCTTGTCCTCACCCCTCCTCTTGCTCCTGAAGCGATTATTAAATTCAGCAAGCGCAATGTGCAGAGGATGCAGGAGAATATTGAAACAAAAGCCATTCGCCTTGCTCAGAAACGAGACCTGGGAGGTAATTATCACACTTCTTGCAATAATTCTTTTGATGCTCTTTCCAATACTGAATTACTTCATAGAGTTGCTTGCATGGGAGTGGATATACCTGATAATGATTTCTCTTGCGTTAA encodes the following:
- the LOC123143836 gene encoding probable diaminopimelate decarboxylase, chloroplastic, whose product is MAAANLLSRSLVPSLTPNPGSQPSRSRAASVSLRRRHGPAAPLRASLSTASPSTRVAMGEAPKHCFQRGADGHLYCEGVRVEDTMAAADRTPFYLYSKPQVVRNFTAYDKALQGLRSIVGYAVKANNNLSVLQLLRGLGCGAVLVSGNELRLALRAGFDPTRCIFNGNGKTLEDLILAAESGVFVNIDSEFDLENIVAAARVAGRQVPVLLRINPDVDPQVHPYVATGNKTSKFGIRNEKLQWFLDSIKSYSNDIKLVGVHCHLGSTITKVDIFRDAANLMVNFVDEIRAQGFELEYLNIGGGLGIDYHHTGAVLPTPMDLINTVRELVLSRDLTLIIEPGRSLIANTCCFVNKVTGVKSNGTKNFIVVDGSMAELIRPSLYGAYQHIELVSPSPGAEVATFDIVGPVCESADFLGKDRELPTPDKGAGLVVHDAGAYCMSMASTYNLKMRPAEYWVEDDGSIVKIRHGETFDDYMKFFDGLPA